A genomic segment from Aegilops tauschii subsp. strangulata cultivar AL8/78 chromosome 1, Aet v6.0, whole genome shotgun sequence encodes:
- the LOC109755091 gene encoding F-box/FBD/LRR-repeat protein At1g13570 isoform X2, with amino-acid sequence MDHGSSPTKICKSVVDEDIISNLPEALRDKILCCLPIKEAVGTCLLSRTWRYTWGSMTELMFRRADFASGNDSADDDRRFLKFTDMFLFLHNGPILKFCLNTVANEMVSTGGHLYRWMLMLSRNKIKEIQLQTSIRDSYKVPSSFFSCDELEYVYLRACVFTSLHLPPPSKGFKQLHTLRLEYVTVEGNSLGDLVASCPNLEKLNIRGLCSQSNINIRSTKFKVLKIEGWFTHLNLHAPYLTSVWIGLELNSDTVGASTTRCNFNLSPFIASLSDVETIRFHGHILECVEREFLILKQPKLFNRLTEISLEINLGDLKEANFALCLFQHAPNLRFFKLKLISRNSMVPRVHFWESIDRDVCLFQNVEVVGLFDFTGSFAELGFLKFLLEGAPVLRKLGIIDKGLDRNVLKNLLKLRRASKDAEILILEACFPH; translated from the exons ATGGACCATGGGAGTTCCCCAACGAAGATATGTAAGTCTGTTGTGGATGAAGATATCATCAGCAATCTACCCGAAGCTCTCAGAGACAAAATCCTTTGTTGTCTGCCAATAAAAGAAGCTGTTGGAACATGCCTCTTGTCAAGGACTTGGAGGTACACATGGGGTTCAATGACCGAACTGATGTTCAGGAGAGCTGATTTCGCTTCAGGAAATGATAGTGCAGACGATGACCGCAGATTTCTTAAGTTCACTGATATGTTTCTCTTCCTCCACAACGGCCCAATTCTGAAGTTTTGCCTGAATACCGTAGCGAATGAAATGGTATCCACTGGAGGACACCTTTACCGTTGGATGCTTATGCTGTCAAGAAATAAGATTAAGGAGATTCAACTTCAGACAAGTATACGTGACAGTTACAAGGTCCCTTCTAGTTTTTTCTCCTGCGATGAACTAGAATATGTGTATCTGCGAGCTTGTGTTTTCACTAGTTTACATTTGCCACCTCCATCTAAAGGCTTCAAACAATTGCATACTCTTCGTCTAGAATATGTTACTGTGGAAGGAAACAGTTTAGGGGATTTAGTAGCGAGTTGCCCGAATTTGGAGAAACTTAATATTCGTGGATTGTGCAGCCAATCCAATATAAATATTCGTTCAACAAAGTTCAAGGTGCTAAAAATTGAAGGCTGGTTTACACACCTCAATCTGCATGCTCCTTATCTTACTTCCGTATGGATCGGACTGGAACTGAATTCTGACACAGTTGGTGCTTCGACAACCAGATGCAACTTCAATCTTTCTCCATTTATTGCTTCTCTTTCAGATGTTGAGACTATTAGGTTTCATGGACACATCCTTGAG TGCGTAGAACGTGAATTTCTGATTCTCAAGCAGCCAAAATTATTCAACCGGCTGACAGAGATAAGCCTGGAGATCAATCTCGGTGATCTCAAGGAGGCAAATTTTGCCTTGTGCTTATTTCAGCATGCCCCCAACCTGCGATTTTTCAAACTAAAG CTCATTTCCAGGAATTCCATGGTACCAAGAGTGCATTTCTGGGAATCAATAGACCGTGATGTCTGTCTCTTCCAGAACGTTGAAGTAGTTGGTCTGTTCGACTTTACTGGCTCCTTTGCGGAGCTAGGCTTCTTGAAATTTTTACTTGAAGGTGCACCAGTGTTAAGAAAATTGGGAATAATCGACAAGGGATTGGACAGAAATGTCCTAAAAAATCTCCTGAAGCTGAGAAGAGCATCAAAGGATGCAGAAATATTGATTCTTGAGGCTTGTTTCCCCCACTAG
- the LOC109755091 gene encoding F-box/FBD/LRR-repeat protein At1g13570 isoform X1: MLLSKLPAPAPNILAKPGRVLAYRGSGQRDPSKLASSTTDGGDEDPFQIRFPHAILAGRWELQPQHPRLPSLDDAKERVSSSARRLPHYQLFPKPLPKALTVKVYQMDHGSSPTKICKSVVDEDIISNLPEALRDKILCCLPIKEAVGTCLLSRTWRYTWGSMTELMFRRADFASGNDSADDDRRFLKFTDMFLFLHNGPILKFCLNTVANEMVSTGGHLYRWMLMLSRNKIKEIQLQTSIRDSYKVPSSFFSCDELEYVYLRACVFTSLHLPPPSKGFKQLHTLRLEYVTVEGNSLGDLVASCPNLEKLNIRGLCSQSNINIRSTKFKVLKIEGWFTHLNLHAPYLTSVWIGLELNSDTVGASTTRCNFNLSPFIASLSDVETIRFHGHILECVEREFLILKQPKLFNRLTEISLEINLGDLKEANFALCLFQHAPNLRFFKLKLISRNSMVPRVHFWESIDRDVCLFQNVEVVGLFDFTGSFAELGFLKFLLEGAPVLRKLGIIDKGLDRNVLKNLLKLRRASKDAEILILEACFPH, encoded by the exons ATGCTCTTATCCAAGCTCCCGGCCCCAGCACCGAATATTCTGGCCAAGCCCGGCCGCGTCCTCGCATACCGCGGCAGCGGGCAGCGAGACCCGTCCAAGCTCGCGTCCTCGACCACGGACGGCGGCGACGAAGACCCCTTCCAAATCCGCTTCCCGCACGCGATTCTTGCAGGCCGTTGGGAACTTCAACCCCAACATCCTCGGCTCCCCTCCCTCGATGACGCCAAAGAACGTGTCTCAAGCAGCGCCCGGCGTCTCCCCCATTATCAGCTCTTCCCGAAACCTCTCCCCAAG GCTCTCACAGTAAAAGTGTACCAAATGGACCATGGGAGTTCCCCAACGAAGATATGTAAGTCTGTTGTGGATGAAGATATCATCAGCAATCTACCCGAAGCTCTCAGAGACAAAATCCTTTGTTGTCTGCCAATAAAAGAAGCTGTTGGAACATGCCTCTTGTCAAGGACTTGGAGGTACACATGGGGTTCAATGACCGAACTGATGTTCAGGAGAGCTGATTTCGCTTCAGGAAATGATAGTGCAGACGATGACCGCAGATTTCTTAAGTTCACTGATATGTTTCTCTTCCTCCACAACGGCCCAATTCTGAAGTTTTGCCTGAATACCGTAGCGAATGAAATGGTATCCACTGGAGGACACCTTTACCGTTGGATGCTTATGCTGTCAAGAAATAAGATTAAGGAGATTCAACTTCAGACAAGTATACGTGACAGTTACAAGGTCCCTTCTAGTTTTTTCTCCTGCGATGAACTAGAATATGTGTATCTGCGAGCTTGTGTTTTCACTAGTTTACATTTGCCACCTCCATCTAAAGGCTTCAAACAATTGCATACTCTTCGTCTAGAATATGTTACTGTGGAAGGAAACAGTTTAGGGGATTTAGTAGCGAGTTGCCCGAATTTGGAGAAACTTAATATTCGTGGATTGTGCAGCCAATCCAATATAAATATTCGTTCAACAAAGTTCAAGGTGCTAAAAATTGAAGGCTGGTTTACACACCTCAATCTGCATGCTCCTTATCTTACTTCCGTATGGATCGGACTGGAACTGAATTCTGACACAGTTGGTGCTTCGACAACCAGATGCAACTTCAATCTTTCTCCATTTATTGCTTCTCTTTCAGATGTTGAGACTATTAGGTTTCATGGACACATCCTTGAG TGCGTAGAACGTGAATTTCTGATTCTCAAGCAGCCAAAATTATTCAACCGGCTGACAGAGATAAGCCTGGAGATCAATCTCGGTGATCTCAAGGAGGCAAATTTTGCCTTGTGCTTATTTCAGCATGCCCCCAACCTGCGATTTTTCAAACTAAAG CTCATTTCCAGGAATTCCATGGTACCAAGAGTGCATTTCTGGGAATCAATAGACCGTGATGTCTGTCTCTTCCAGAACGTTGAAGTAGTTGGTCTGTTCGACTTTACTGGCTCCTTTGCGGAGCTAGGCTTCTTGAAATTTTTACTTGAAGGTGCACCAGTGTTAAGAAAATTGGGAATAATCGACAAGGGATTGGACAGAAATGTCCTAAAAAATCTCCTGAAGCTGAGAAGAGCATCAAAGGATGCAGAAATATTGATTCTTGAGGCTTGTTTCCCCCACTAG